A genomic stretch from Actinomycetota bacterium includes:
- a CDS encoding TlpA family protein disulfide reductase produces MQETATSPGAPRRRWLRAALLVLPAAAFVGLLTVAVAGKSAPPAPGDQAPAFEAALLNGKGTLALEELRGRPVVLNFWASWCIPCKDEAPMLREAEARYGDDVAFVGVDIRDARSDATAFVEEHGLDYPHVRDEDLGIYDAYGLTGQPETFFIDEEGKILEHVPGPLFRETLFQLLDSLTARAA; encoded by the coding sequence GTGCAAGAGACGGCCACTTCCCCAGGTGCACCTCGCCGCCGCTGGCTGCGCGCGGCCCTGCTCGTGCTGCCCGCGGCCGCGTTTGTTGGTCTGCTGACAGTCGCAGTGGCAGGGAAGTCCGCCCCGCCCGCTCCCGGAGATCAGGCCCCCGCTTTCGAGGCGGCGCTTCTGAACGGCAAGGGGACCCTCGCGCTCGAGGAGCTGCGGGGGCGCCCGGTCGTGCTGAACTTCTGGGCCTCCTGGTGCATCCCGTGCAAGGACGAGGCACCCATGTTGCGCGAGGCCGAGGCGCGCTACGGCGATGACGTCGCGTTCGTGGGAGTGGACATCCGCGACGCTCGGTCGGACGCGACCGCCTTCGTCGAGGAACATGGACTGGACTACCCGCACGTGCGCGACGAGGATCTCGGCATCTACGACGCCTATGGGCTCACGGGACAGCCGGAGACGTTCTTCATCGACGAGGAGGGAAAGATCCTCGAGCACGTCCCCGGCCCTCTCTTCCGAGAGACCCTGTTCCAGCTCCTGGACTCACTCACCGCCCGCGCGGCCTGA
- a CDS encoding Crp/Fnr family transcriptional regulator — protein sequence MSIHCSPLIQALSPREQVRLLDRAVPRTLGRGDTLYLAGDDDRRVHFVADGILKLCSCDHEGRETIVALAVARDVVGETAAADLDRQPFDVTAATKSDVIGVDADLFIDVITTNPAAARELARLAAVRIRWIAATAGERTTTDVPSRLAGRLLDLAELLGRMCSGTIEVDLPLTQTDVGQLAGMCRESASKTLSDWKRRGVLEHNGKTLRIFRPDALERIRCGARAGEPFPSTGAGGPARSR from the coding sequence ATGTCCATCCACTGCAGCCCATTGATCCAGGCGCTGTCACCACGGGAACAGGTGCGGTTGTTGGACCGTGCCGTCCCCCGGACCCTGGGTCGCGGCGACACCCTCTATCTCGCCGGCGACGACGACCGCCGCGTCCACTTCGTCGCCGACGGGATCCTCAAGCTGTGCAGCTGCGACCACGAAGGGCGCGAGACGATCGTGGCGCTCGCCGTCGCAAGGGACGTGGTGGGCGAGACGGCGGCTGCCGATCTGGACCGTCAGCCGTTCGACGTCACTGCTGCGACGAAGTCCGACGTGATCGGGGTCGACGCGGATCTCTTCATCGATGTCATCACGACGAATCCCGCCGCGGCGCGGGAGCTCGCGCGTCTGGCCGCCGTCCGCATCCGGTGGATCGCGGCGACGGCAGGTGAACGCACAACCACTGATGTCCCGTCGCGTCTGGCCGGACGGCTGCTCGATCTTGCAGAGCTGCTGGGGCGGATGTGCTCGGGCACGATCGAGGTGGACCTTCCTCTGACACAGACCGACGTGGGTCAGCTAGCCGGGATGTGCAGGGAGAGCGCGTCGAAGACGCTCAGCGATTGGAAGCGGCGGGGCGTCCTGGAGCACAACGGCAAGACGCTGCGGATCTTCCGGCCGGATGCGCTCGAGAGGATCAGGTGCGGAGCGCGCGCCGGAGAACCTTTCCCGTCAACAGGTGCGGGAGGTCCGGCACGATCTCGATAG